Genomic segment of Panicum virgatum strain AP13 chromosome 9N, P.virgatum_v5, whole genome shotgun sequence:
CTGCACGCTGCATCGAGGGGCATTATTCAGGATACTAAAGCAGAGCAACTCCCAAGCAGAACAACTCCCCGGGAGATAATCCGACACATCTAAGGTTTTCCTTAAGGCCACAGGAGCCATCGCATCACAAAAGCACACCACAGCACCAGTAGAAGGCCAGCTAAGAATACTGCTCGCTGCGAATGATGTGGACTGCCATGGCAAGCCTCTCCTCCTTCATCGGCTCAAACAGGCAGAGGTCTCCCGTCCGCATCCGGTTGTCGGTGGCGAACTCGCGAAGTTCTCCAGGAAGCATCCGCCCGTTCAGCATCTTGGTGCGCCATGCCTTGCGCCACCCGTCTTGAGAGAGGGTCAGGGTTTGCTTCCCATCTGGAAGATGCGGTGTCGCATATCGCGAGGCAAAGTCCTAGTTTtttcagaaagaaaaaagaagtgaACCAGTGTGTAGAAAGCTTAGAAGATCCATACAGAACTGAAAATATATGTATGCATGGATGTGCAATACTTAGCAAAATGGTACCAGACTGGTTCTGAATTCTGATCTAACAAAATAGAAGCAAGAGCTACATACTACTAGGGAGTGATGGTAGAGCATGTTGGAAGGATATACAGAAAGTTAGAAACTTACAAGGGAAAAGGTACCGTTGTCACCAACAATCTCCTCGCTCACGTTTGCCACAAAAACTGGCACATCACTCTGGATGGCCTTAACTTTCTCGCCCACTGTCTTCTCCTGCGCAGGAGTTAAACTGGTATGGCGTAGTACAACGAAGGCAGGAGGGCGAGAAGGTTCCCCTGGATCATCTGAAGCGCAGGTCTCTTTAGCGACTCGATGCCGGAGACGAAGGTTCAGCTGCGGAGACTTGTCTCCTGAAAAAGGATCTCACTTTATCAAGCAGAAGAAAATGTGAAAAATATGCATGCAGTGTGTTTGATTCTAGTAGAGTTAAGTGGTCATACTGCTGCTCGAATTCTCATGAACAAGTGCTGCTGAAGATTGTTTCCTTGCACTACCATTGTTTGAGTCACGAGGACGCCGAGCACGGGAATGAGTGCTAGCTTCGCCAAGCAGATGGACAATCACTCTGAACCTCTTACCCTTGATTGGTTGAAAGATACAAATATCATTCGTCTTTAATTTGTTATCACGAACAAAGTTTTTCCAGTGCCCACACAGGATGTATCCAACTCTGTTTGGCCTAATATGGAGCCTGGGATGCCACTTCTTCTTACATCCTGGACGCTCAAGCGTGATGATTTGGGCTCTTTGTGGAAAGTATTCGACTGCATAACTCTTAGAAATGACCTGATAGCAATGAGAtcgaaaaaaaatattaagAGTTAAAACAGAAGGCTTGCCTAGAAATCATATTTTCTATTGTTTCAGCTGCTAACAAAGAAAATGATGATGTAGATCTACGAATAAGGGAAATTTAGAAAAGCTCAAGAGGTCCTGGAAGATATTTTCATGTACCCATTTTTTTTTAGGGACCATACATGTTCTATACTGTGAATGTGGAAAAGGAAGACCAAATAGTCTTTATAGAAATATAGACAACATTGAAGAAAGACACAATTTAAATGGCATAGAATTACCCAATATGCAGAAAGGACCAAGGCACATACCAGAGCGGGGTTCCCAGGTTTGGcactgctcttcttcattcGAACCACAAGGACAGGAAACTGAGGCTGGATTTTCTTGACGAGATCATCTATTTTCTTCCCTTGTTCTGGATTGAGATCGCGCTTATTTGGTATGAACCAAAGTTTGGAGAAAGTGTTACAATGACCCAATTGGGAAGGTTGACTCTCAGATTGACTATCTTCTGCAAATAACTTCAGTGGTAAGAGCAATGCAAGACAATTATGAAGAAGAAGAATTCCAAATGACTCAGCAATTTAACCTGATTCCTCAGATGAAGATAATGACTCATGTGTTTCATTTGTTGAAGATTGTGTGGCATGGTCACTAGAACCCCTTGAGGTATCAATTGAGTTTGCACTTCCTTCTCGAACCATTAAACCATTTTTGGTGGAAGCACAGGAGGAGTCTTTATTGCAACAGCACGAACCAAATATTTGGATTATAGTCTGCCACAGAAGTAGAGAAACACATTTACCTTGAGTCTAAACTGTAAATAGAGCAGTTTCAAGAACAGAGCAACGGATAATATGAAATGATGTtgatatttttaaatttatgcacgTGCCATGCTCATGCAATGCATTAATTAACAATGGAACGTATTTACAAAAATCCTAACTAAATGAATAAACAAAAAAACCCAATAAAGTATGTATTTCCATTCCCCACTATAAATGCCTAAAATCCTAGTGCATCTTTCACATAACATGTTCTGACGAGGACTAACTCAACTCAAACGTCTGTAAGTGCTAACCAAATACTCACCTCCACATTTAGCATTCATGCATGTAACAGCAACCAAGCTAGTGGTCATAAAATCGCTCACAGAAGGCATATGGGCACAGAAGAAACTGAACTCGTGAAGAAGTTCAAGAGTTTACCATGCCATGCTTGCGATTGGAGTTGGCGTGACTGAGGAGGCACTTCATTGTTCCATCGGCATGGTCCACGcagcttttgtaacagtggcaAGACTTGTTATTGGGGCAACCTCGCCCAGCCATGTAAATCTGAAATTTGAACCCTCTGTCAAAATGCAGATTTGATAAATGAACCACCACTGCGCTGTACATGGCTACATGCAACATAGCATATATATTCTAAACACCCCAGTACTAAATATGTTTAGCATCCGTAGAAAAACATTTCCTATGCACCCAAGATAATGAGAACATAATTAGTCCAAATACTGTTACACACTTAATGCTACTACCTTCAACCAGAAAACGTGCATTACAAAGAAAAACTGCTGCTTAGACATCGAAAAGAGAACTGCAACAACATTGGAAGGGGTTTCTATGATGTTGATGGCTCTAGGCTAACTCAGAATAAACCAGTCAGAACAACATAATCTGTTCAGGGAAATGTATTTTCAATACAAAGAACAGTAAGTATACTAAGCTCAAGACTGCGGCCCAGTAAACCAAAAGCTTGTCAAAAGTATACTGAAGCAAGAGGTTGTTGGTATAGATGCTGACGGgaattcaaaaaagaaaaggcacaTGGCTAAACGGCAAACGGAACAAGGACTTGGGAGAAGAAACTCACTGCTGCGATGCAAGTGGCTCAATGGCCAAAACCCAGCGAACCAAAGGCAATAGGAAGCTCTTATTTATATGGGAAAGAACTCCACTATGCGCTCCCAACAGTCACAATTCAAGTCAGAGTAGTTAACCCCAAAGCTGGAACTTTTGACCGCAGTCCGCGGTAGAAATGGTGCAGACTTTGAGCCTTGTAACCAATGCATGTCTCATTTCCAATTCCATAGACACAGTTTTCAAACTGCTACCTTGACTACCTTGGTCCAAAAATAGTACACTTTAATTGCTAATTTCTCTTATAATATACTCCTGAAATGcaaggattcaaaatttgtccataAATATAAGACATTCTAGGTTGAGAGTGGATCCAACCATCTTAATTATGCATCGTTTTCGGGCCTTTTCCAACAGAAAGACGTGCATGCAACCATGTAGGGGGAGGTGCATGGGAAAGGGCATGCTACTTTAGTTAGCACATATTTAGGGATCCAAATAGAGTTCCAATGCTTAATAATTGGGggtaggagagtcttttctACCCAGCCATAATTTGTCCTAAAAACTCCAAAATGCCCTACATTTCAGGATGGATGGAGTAGGCACATATTTAGGGATCCAAATAGAGTTCCAATGCTTAATAATTGGGGGTAGAAGAGTCTTTTCTACCTAGCCATAATTTATCCTAAAAACTCCAAAATGCCCTACATTTCAGGATGGATGGAGTAGGCACATATTTAGGGATCCAAATAGAGTcccaatacttaataattagggATACGAGAGTCTTTTCTACCCGGCCATAATCTGTCCTAAAAATTCCAAAATGCCCTACATTTCACGACGGATGGAGTAGTACCATGGCAATGCAAATATGATTATTATAATTTTGAAACATAAAAGATTTGTAGTAGTTACTAATAAGACTAAACTATTCTAAGAAAGTGTAGTTATGTTATTctccaaaaaaaatcaaaatgaatGAAAAAATTACAGATCAAGTTTAGATTGATTGACCACATATACAACACCATAACATCAATTAATGACTAGGAGCAACCTAGAATAATGTCGGTCACCGTACAAATTATCCTCTATATAGGGTTTACGGTTATTTGGTTTTCACAATTCCAATAACAACTAGTGCGCGAGCAAGTAATTTTTGGAGATATGTTATTGGAAGTTCATGGATAAGTTTGAAACCTGAAGCTAAAAAACGTTGTTTATATTTACTTtagctctctctctcatttgttCATGTTCTTAAACAATAGTAGTATagatattttctatttttatccaACTGCGATATACTTATTTTATACCATTACCAATTATTCTATATGCTTAATCATTCCTACTCCTTCCGTTCCACAAAAAGTATAGTTTAagcattcaaattttgtcctgcgaagagtgtagttttagcttgtaatgagatCCACTTAATTAAAGTAATACCAAGTACCAAGAAAGCATTGCATAGAAAAATACATAgagccaatcaaatatttagtagatattacttttctagttccaatgcatatgcattcattAGGGATCCACAAAACTAGATAAATAACACGGTTTTCAATCATAATTGGTAGAAGTAATTAGGGGCAACAAAGTCATTTCTTTGGATGAGTaatatgtttgaaattttctaaaactatACTCTTTGCGGGACGGAGGGGGTATATATTAACAGttttttttctcccattttggaTATGTGTGATAATGTATAGATATGACCTTTGCCCGTAGCAATCCACGTACGTACTCTATACTCTCTATTAGAGACTAAGACCAATTTCAATAGGAGTGTCATGCGTATACTCTATACTCTCTATTAGAGACTAAGACCAATTTCAATAGGAGTGTCATGCGTATTAAATTTACTGATATGGtagaagagaaagagaagggGAAATGTCATAGAATGTGAGAGgaatgtcatcaccatgacacttctCTAACTTAcctagtttaaaattttggtaACTATGCGATGACACgtcccactgagactggtctagcaacatactccctccgtcttgaAATGTAGAGcattctaggattcaaaatttgaccACAAatataagagcaagtattatagttGGCTGTAAGATGGCTAAATGATGAGGTGGAGAAGAGAAGAAAGGAGAGATAGGAGAAGTCAGCTATAAGCTTATAGCCAGTTTAGGCACAAGAACCAAGAAAATCtgtgagagagacaagtggGTCATGTACTAATTTTGAAGAGCTAACTATTATACAGGTGGGCTGAGAGAAGGTTGCAAGAATCCTTACAGCTGACTTGTTGGCTGTATTATTAGCCTTGCTCTAAGGCATTCTAGGTTGATAGTGGACCCAACCATCttaattgtgcattgttttaGAGTCATTCCCAACAGAAAGACGTGTATGCAACCATATAGGGGGAGGTGCATGGAAAAAGTCATGCTACTTTAATTAGCATATATTTAGTGACCCAAATAAAGTCtcaatacttaataattaggggtaggagAATCTATTCTACACAGTCATAATCTATCATAAAATTACAGAATGCCCTACGGAGGGGCAATGGCATAAAGATCGAGAAAATGAGATTAATTTGATGCAAACAACAATTATTTATTACTCAAAGCTAAGATAATAGGACTCGAGATTAACATAGTTGGAGAGCGTACGTGGCATCGAGATCGCCTGCCGGCCTTATTGGAATATAAATGAAGAGACAAACAAGGAAACGAACGGTAcacttattatatatatatatatatatatatatatatatatatatatatatatatatatatatatatatatatatatatatatatatatatatatatatatacacacacacactgataTCCGATTATTTAGCACTTTGACGTTTTTTAGGCACTTGCTCTCGTCAAAGAA
This window contains:
- the LOC120691940 gene encoding B3 domain-containing protein Os03g0619800-like isoform X2 codes for the protein MAGRGCPNNKSCHCYKSCVDHADGTMKCLLSHANSNRKHGMTIIQIFGSCCCNKDSSCASTKNGLMVREGSANSIDTSRGSSDHATQSSTNETHESLSSSEESDSQSESQPSQLGHCNTFSKLWFIPNKRDLNPEQGKKIDDLVKKIQPQFPVLVVRMKKSSAKPGNPALVISKSYAVEYFPQRAQIITLERPGCKKKWHPRLHIRPNRVGYILCGHWKNFVRDNKLKTNDICIFQPIKGKRFRVIVHLLGEASTHSRARRPRDSNNGSARKQSSAALVHENSSSRDKSPQLNLRLRHRVAKETCASDDPGEPSRPPAFVVLRHTSLTPAQEKTVGEKVKAIQSDVPVFVANVSEEIVGDNGTFSLDFASRYATPHLPDGKQTLTLSQDGWRKAWRTKMLNGRMLPGELREFATDNRMRTGDLCLFEPMKEERLAMAVHIIRSEQYS
- the LOC120691940 gene encoding B3 domain-containing protein Os03g0619800-like isoform X1: MAGRGCPNNKSCHCYKSCVDHADGTMKCLLSHANSNRKHGMTIIQIFGSCCCNKDSSCASTKNGLMVREGSANSIDTSRGSSDHATQSSTNETHESLSSSEESEDSQSESQPSQLGHCNTFSKLWFIPNKRDLNPEQGKKIDDLVKKIQPQFPVLVVRMKKSSAKPGNPALVISKSYAVEYFPQRAQIITLERPGCKKKWHPRLHIRPNRVGYILCGHWKNFVRDNKLKTNDICIFQPIKGKRFRVIVHLLGEASTHSRARRPRDSNNGSARKQSSAALVHENSSSRDKSPQLNLRLRHRVAKETCASDDPGEPSRPPAFVVLRHTSLTPAQEKTVGEKVKAIQSDVPVFVANVSEEIVGDNGTFSLDFASRYATPHLPDGKQTLTLSQDGWRKAWRTKMLNGRMLPGELREFATDNRMRTGDLCLFEPMKEERLAMAVHIIRSEQYS